The Usitatibacter rugosus genome segment GAGAGATCCTGCGCGAGCAGCGCCGCTACGACCGGGCCGTCAAGGAGGTCCGCGACGAGCTGAAGGAGCTCGCGTCGAGCGTGCGACATAGCGCGGCGGCGGAGCTGGCGCCGTTCGTGAACGTGCACCTGATGCTGCTCGACGATTCCGCGTTCACCGAGGCGCCGCGCGAGCTGATCCGCGAGCGCCACTGCAACGCGGAATGGGCGCTTCGCATCCAGCTGGACGAGCTCTCGGCGCAGTTCGACGAGATCGAGGACCCCTACCTGCGCGAGCGCGAGGAGGACGTGCGCCAGGTAGCCGAGCGCGTGCTCGAAGCCCTCGCCGGCACCAAGCGGCGCATCGTCGCGAAGCCGGTGCGCGGCGAGGACTCCCCCATCCTCGTGGCGCGCGACCTCTCGCCCGCCGACGTGATCCTCTTCCGCCAGCACCCGTTCGCCGCCTTCGTGACCGACCTGGGCGGCGCCACGTCGCACACCGCGATCATCGCGCGCTCGATGGGCATGCCGGCGATCGTCGCCCTGCACCACGGCCGCAGCATGATCCGCGAGGACGAGCTGATCATCGTCGACGGCACCCAGGGCGTGGTGATCGTCAACCCGGACAAGCACGTCCTGGCCGAGTACCGCCTGAAGCAGAACGAGGCGCGGCTCGACAAGGAAAAATTGAAGCGCCTGCGGACGGCGCCGGCCGCCACGCTGGACGGCACCACCGTGCAGCTCTTCGCCAACATCGAGCTACCCTCGGACGTCGAGCCGGTGCGCGCCTCCGGCGCCACGGGTGTCGGCCTCTTCCGCAGCGAATTCCTGTTCATGAACCGCCGCGGGCTCCCCGACGAGGAGGAGCAGTTCGAGGCCTACAAGGAGGTGGTCGAGGGCATGAAGGGCATGCCGGTCACCATCCGCACGCTGGACAGCGGCGCCGACAAGGCGATCGACGGCCAGGAGATCACGACGATCAACCCCGCGCTGGGCTTGCGCGCGATCCGCTACTGCCTCGCCGAGCCGCACATCTTCAACGTGCAACTGCGCGCGATCCTGCGCGCCTCGCGCTTCGGCAAGGTGATGATCCTCATCCCCATGCTCTCCACCTGGGCGGAGATCACGCAGGCGCTGCTCGCCGTGGCCGCGGCCAAGGAGCAGCTGAAGACCGAAGGCGTGAAGTTCGACGAGTACGTGCCGGTGGGCGGCATGATCGAGGTGCCGGCCGCGGCGATCGCGCTGCCGATGTTCATCCGCAAGCTCGACTTCCTGTCGATCGGCACGAACGACCTCATCCAGTACACGCTCGCCATCGACCGCGCCGACGACGCGGTGGCGCACCTCTACGACCCGCTGCATCCGGCGATCCTGAACCTGCTCGCGGGCGTGATCCGCACCGCGCAGCAGCATGAGAAGCCGGTGGCCGTCTGCGGCGAGATGGCCGGCGACGTGGACCTCACGCGCCTGCTGCTGGGCTTTGGCCTGCGCAACTTCTCGATGCATCCCGCGCACGTGCTCACGGTGAAGCAGCGCGTGCTCTCGACCAGCCTCCCCGACATCGCCCCTTTCGTCGCCCGCATCCTCAAGACGGACGAGCCCGAACGCCTGCAGGCCCTCATGGAGAAGCTGAACGCGTAGGTTGCCGACATGAACCGAGCCCACGACCAAGCGGCGCTGCGGGTCCAGACACAGCAGGCGACCCTGTTCGCGCTGCTGAAGAGCGGCATTCCGACGGCGCTGGCCGCCGATGCGTGGAAGGCGCTCACCGAGGCCACGGCGCGCACGCTCTCCGTGCAGCGTGCCTCGATCTGGCTGCTGGACGACAAGCGCGACCGGCTGATGCTCCAGGACCTCTACGACGTGAAGACCGGGCGCCACACCAAGGGCCTCACGCTGGAGGCCCAGCAATACCCCTCGTACTTCCACGCGCTGCGCTGGAGCCGCGCGATCGTGGCGCCGGATGCCGCGACGGATCCGCACACGAAGGAGTTCGCCAACGGCTATCTCGAGCCGCTCGACATCGTGTCGATGCTGGACGCCGGCATCTGGCGGGGCGGCGCCGCGCGCGGTGTCGTGTGCCTCGAATCCGTCGGAGAGCGACGCGACTGGTTCGCCGACGAGCAGCAGTTCACGGGATCGATCGCCGATCTCGCCGTGTCGGTGCTGGACAACGAGGCGCTGCGCGCCGCGCACGCCAAGCTCGACGAGTCCGAGACGCTCTTCTCGCGCGCGCTCCGCTCCAGCCCGGACTGGATCTCCGTCGTGCGCATGGACGACGGCGTGATCCTCCACGTGAACGACGCCTTCGAGCGCGAATCGGGTTACGCCGCCGCCGAAGTGGTGGGCCGCCCGACCGTCGAGGTCGGCCTGTGGGCGGACCCCAAGCAGCGCTCGGGCTGGATCGAGCGCATCCGCACCGAAGGCCTCGTGCGCGAGTACGAGGTCGAGTTCCTCACGAAGGCGGGCGAGCGCCGGACCTTCCTGCTCTCCGGCCACCGCGTGGAGATCGGCGGGGAGCAATGCGTCGTCACGAGCAGCCGCGACATCTCCGAGCTGAAGCGCCGCGAGCGCCTGGTGGCCGACATCGCGCGCGGCGTCGGTGCGGCGATCGGCGAGTCGTTCTTTCGCTCGCTGGTGGACCATCTCGCCGGGGCCCTGGAAGCGGACCTGGCCTTCGTGGGCGAGCTCGGCCGTCCGGAGACGGGCACGGTGCGCAGCATCGCGACGAGCGACCACGGCAAGCCGAGGGACGACTTCGAATATCCGCTCGACGGGTCGCCGTGCGAGACGATCCTGGCGCACGGCGTGTGCGCCTATCCGAGCGGCGTGGCCGTGCGGTTTCCGCACGACCGCGCCCTCAGCGAGAACAACATCGAGGCCTATGTCGGCGCCCCGCTCATCGACGCGAGCGGCAAGCCCCTGGGCCTCATCGCCGTGCTCTTCAAGCGGCCGCTCGCCGACGTGGCGCTCGCCGAGAACCTGCTCAAGATCTTCGCCGCGCGGGCCTCGGCGGAGATGGAACGCCGGCAGCAGCTGCGCTCGCTCGAGCACCAGGCGCGGCACGATCCGCTCACCGGCCTGGGCAATCGCGTGCGGCTGCGCGAGATGCTGGAGGCGGGAATGGGCGCGAACGCGGCGGCCGGGCGGCGCGGTGCGTTGCTGCTGCTGGACCTGGACCGCTTCAAGGAGATCAACGACACCCTTGGCCATCACGTGGGCGATACGCTGCTGATCCGACTATCCCGCCGGCTCGAGCGCGAGATGCGCACCGGCTGGGGCGGCCAGGTGGCGCGCCTCGGCGGCGACGAGTTCGCGGTGTGGATCGAGCACCTGGATCGCGATGCGACGGCGGAGATCGCCGCCGCCCGGGCGCTCGCCGCGATCACGGCACCGCTGGAGATCGAAGGCTACCGCCTCGAAGTCGGTGCGAGCATCGGCATCGCGATCGCCCCCGACCATGCGGACTCGCCGAGCGGCCTTCTGCGCTGCGCCGACGTGGCCATGTACGAAGCGAAGCGTCACGGCTCGGGCTTCGTGGTGTACGAGGCGACGCAGGATCCGTATTCCGTCGAGCGCCTGGGGCTCCTCACCGAGCTGGGCGGCGCGATGGGCCGCGGCGAGATGCGCGTGCACTACCAGCCCCGCCGCAACCTCCTGAACGGCGAGCTCTCCGGATTCGAGGCGCTGGCGCGTTGGGAGCATCCACGCCTGGGCCTGCTCGGGCCGGGACGGTTCGTGCCGCTCGCCGAGCTCTCCGACGTGATCCGCCCGCTCACGCTGTGGGTGCTGGGGACCGCGTTGAAGCAGCGCTGCGCCTGGAACAAGGGCGGAGTGATGGCCGTGAACCTCTCCGCGCGCCACCTGATGGACGACAGCTGCCCGGAGCAGATCGCCCGCGTGATCTCGGAGAGCGGCGCGGAGCCTTCGATGCTGGAGCTCGAGATCACCGAGAGCAGCCTGATCGGCGATCCCGATCGCGCGCAGGCCATCCTCGAGCGCATCTGCAACCTCGGCGTGTGCATCGCGATCGACGACTTCGGCACCGGCTACTCGTCGCTCTCGCACCTGAAGCGCCTGCCGCTGCACAAGCTCAAGATCGACGTGTCGTTCGTGCGGCAGATGCTCGCCAGCCCCGCGGACGGCGCGATCGTCGACAGCACCATCGGCCTCGCCCACCAGCTCGGCCTCTCGGTCGCCGCCGAGGGGATCGAGGATGCCGCGACGCTCGACGCGCTCCGTGTGCACGGCTGCGACGAGGGGCAGGGGTATTTCATCGGTTACCCCATGCCCGCGGCGGATGCCACTGCGTGGATGGCTTCTCACTGACGTTGCTGTAGCACCAGCCGCGCCAGCGGCTGCAATCGCGTTGCCACAATTGAGCGCCGCCTCTCCATAGCTCGCGCAGCACCGCATCTCCTCCGGACGTTGCAATGCCTCTACCGGCCCATCGGGGCCGGCCTACCTGGAGGCCAGAGCGATGTTGCCGCGCGTGAAGGAGATGGTGCAGTCGATCCGCAAGCAGTTTCCCTGGGGGCTCGTGGTCCCCGTCGCGATCGTGGGCGCGGTCGCCTACGTGATCCTGAGCCACCCGCCGGTGCAGACGGTCGGCACCGGCGAAGCGGGTGTCCGTGAGAACCGCTTCAACGGCGAAGTCACGCAGTGGCGCGACGGCAGTGTCCTCGTGTTGCCGGGGCTGCACGAGATGCGCGTCTTCTCGCTGCGCGACCGCAACTACCGTCCTACCGAGATGGCGCGTTCCGACGGGCCCGCGCCGCTGCAGTCGCGCGAGGGACTCTCGCTCGGCGTCGACCTCTCGGTGCGCTATGCGCTCGACCCCGCGCGCCTTCGCGACGTGGCCTCGCGGCTTCCCGAAGACCTCGACAAGCAGATCGTCGAGCCGGCGATCCGCGGCGCCATCTACAAGGAGTTCGCCAAGTACACGGTGCGCGAGATCTTCTCGACGCAGCGCCCGGAGATCCTGAAGACGGTCGAGGCCGACCTGAAGGCGAAGCTCGCCGCCGACGGCGTGTTGCTGCGCTCGATCGTGATCGGCAAGGTGGACCTGCCCGCCGACTACCGCCGCGGCATGGACCAGCTCCTGGCCGAGGAGCTCGCCTCCGAGAAGATGCGCTACACGCTGGAGCTGAAGGACAA includes the following:
- the ptsP gene encoding phosphoenolpyruvate--protein phosphotransferase, giving the protein MDAKASSVCFTMHGIGVSSGIAIGHAHLFLGMSTEVDHYEVPPGEILREQRRYDRAVKEVRDELKELASSVRHSAAAELAPFVNVHLMLLDDSAFTEAPRELIRERHCNAEWALRIQLDELSAQFDEIEDPYLREREEDVRQVAERVLEALAGTKRRIVAKPVRGEDSPILVARDLSPADVILFRQHPFAAFVTDLGGATSHTAIIARSMGMPAIVALHHGRSMIREDELIIVDGTQGVVIVNPDKHVLAEYRLKQNEARLDKEKLKRLRTAPAATLDGTTVQLFANIELPSDVEPVRASGATGVGLFRSEFLFMNRRGLPDEEEQFEAYKEVVEGMKGMPVTIRTLDSGADKAIDGQEITTINPALGLRAIRYCLAEPHIFNVQLRAILRASRFGKVMILIPMLSTWAEITQALLAVAAAKEQLKTEGVKFDEYVPVGGMIEVPAAAIALPMFIRKLDFLSIGTNDLIQYTLAIDRADDAVAHLYDPLHPAILNLLAGVIRTAQQHEKPVAVCGEMAGDVDLTRLLLGFGLRNFSMHPAHVLTVKQRVLSTSLPDIAPFVARILKTDEPERLQALMEKLNA
- a CDS encoding sensor domain-containing phosphodiesterase, which gives rise to MNRAHDQAALRVQTQQATLFALLKSGIPTALAADAWKALTEATARTLSVQRASIWLLDDKRDRLMLQDLYDVKTGRHTKGLTLEAQQYPSYFHALRWSRAIVAPDAATDPHTKEFANGYLEPLDIVSMLDAGIWRGGAARGVVCLESVGERRDWFADEQQFTGSIADLAVSVLDNEALRAAHAKLDESETLFSRALRSSPDWISVVRMDDGVILHVNDAFERESGYAAAEVVGRPTVEVGLWADPKQRSGWIERIRTEGLVREYEVEFLTKAGERRTFLLSGHRVEIGGEQCVVTSSRDISELKRRERLVADIARGVGAAIGESFFRSLVDHLAGALEADLAFVGELGRPETGTVRSIATSDHGKPRDDFEYPLDGSPCETILAHGVCAYPSGVAVRFPHDRALSENNIEAYVGAPLIDASGKPLGLIAVLFKRPLADVALAENLLKIFAARASAEMERRQQLRSLEHQARHDPLTGLGNRVRLREMLEAGMGANAAAGRRGALLLLDLDRFKEINDTLGHHVGDTLLIRLSRRLEREMRTGWGGQVARLGGDEFAVWIEHLDRDATAEIAAARALAAITAPLEIEGYRLEVGASIGIAIAPDHADSPSGLLRCADVAMYEAKRHGSGFVVYEATQDPYSVERLGLLTELGGAMGRGEMRVHYQPRRNLLNGELSGFEALARWEHPRLGLLGPGRFVPLAELSDVIRPLTLWVLGTALKQRCAWNKGGVMAVNLSARHLMDDSCPEQIARVISESGAEPSMLELEITESSLIGDPDRAQAILERICNLGVCIAIDDFGTGYSSLSHLKRLPLHKLKIDVSFVRQMLASPADGAIVDSTIGLAHQLGLSVAAEGIEDAATLDALRVHGCDEGQGYFIGYPMPAADATAWMASH
- a CDS encoding SPFH domain-containing protein, with protein sequence MLPRVKEMVQSIRKQFPWGLVVPVAIVGAVAYVILSHPPVQTVGTGEAGVRENRFNGEVTQWRDGSVLVLPGLHEMRVFSLRDRNYRPTEMARSDGPAPLQSREGLSLGVDLSVRYALDPARLRDVASRLPEDLDKQIVEPAIRGAIYKEFAKYTVREIFSTQRPEILKTVEADLKAKLAADGVLLRSIVIGKVDLPADYRRGMDQLLAEELASEKMRYTLELKDKRVKEVALDGEAEKTRREKTAEAHAREQVIAARGQEEAMKHVLPLKERQIEQRKLEAEADKQTRIRGAEASAAARKIEANGEADARQKLADAEAYRLEKVGKANADQMSREGLIVTAHPLLIQKAMAEKLSDKVQVIIAPPGGDGDIVSAALLGRPRK